GCCCCGATGCGACGCGTCGTGCCATCGGATCCTGACACCGCGTTGCCGGTCCTCGGGAGCGGCGGCTAAGGTACTCCGCATGCAGTGGTGCTATCGGTTTAGCGAGCCGGCCCTGGGTGGGCCCGGCGGCGACCGCGTCCGCTGACATCCATCACCCAGAGCCGGCAGGGCAGCGTCCGCACAGGACCTGCCCTTTTTGCATGCCCCGACAAGGGAGCCGGCCCGAGGTGACGCGGGCCGGTTCCTGACGAAGATCCAGCGAAAGGACCGTCCCCGTGTCTGCCAGCCCCGCCTCAGATTCCGCGCCCTCCTCCGACGCCGTGCCCAGCTCCCCGCAGGCCCTCAGCGACGTCCGGATCACCCGGTCGCGTCCCCTGCTCTCCCCCGCACTGCTCCGCGACGAACTCCCGCTTCCGGAGGAGTCCGCGAAGGTCGTGGTCCGCGGCCGCGACGACGTGACGCGCATCCTGGCCGGGGAGGACGACCGGCTGCTCGTGGTCGTGGGCCCCTGCTCGATCCACGACCCCGAGGCGGGGCTGGAGTACGCACGGATGCTGGCGGCGTTCGTGCCCGAGGTGGCCGCGGACCTGTGCGTGGTGATGCGGGTGTACTTCGAGAAGCCGCGTACGACGCTCGGCTGGAAGGGCCTGATCAACGACCCGGACCTGGACGGCAGCTACAACGTCAACAAGGGCCTGCGCACCGCGCGGAAGGTGCTGCTGGACGTGCTGGCCACCGGTCTGCCGGCGGGATGTGAGTTCCTCGACCCGATCATTCCGCAGTACATCGCCGACACCGTGAGCTGGGGCGCGATCGGCGCGCGTACCTCGGAGAGCCAGGTGCACCGGCACCTTGCCAGCGGCCTGTCCATGCCGGTGGGCTTCAAGAACTCCACCGGCGGCGACGTGCAGGGTGCGATCGACGCGATCGGGGCGGCCGCAGTCAGTCACGTCTTCACCGGCGTCACCGAGGACGGCGTGGCCGCGATCCTCACCACCAGCGGCAACCCCGACTGCCACGTCATCCTGCGCGGGGGGCAGACCGGTCCCAACTACGACGCCGCCAACGTCACCGACGCCCTCGGCCGGCTGGCCAAGGCGGACCTGCGCGAGCACGTGGTGGTGGACGCCAGCCACGGCAACAGCGGTAAGGACCACCTGCGCCAGCCCGTCGTCGCCGCGGACGTCGCCGGCCAGCTCGCCGACGGCCAGCGCGGAATCGTCGGGGTCATGCTGGAGAGCTTCCTGGAGCCGGGCCGGCAGAACCTCGTCGAGGGCGCGGCTGAGGAGCTGCGGTACGGCCAGAGCATCACCGACGCCTGCATGGGCTGGGAGCCCACGGTCGAGGTGCTGCGGGGGCTCGCCGCCGGGGTGCGTGCCCGCCGTTCGGTCGCGCGTACGGACTGACGTACCTGCCCGTTCTCCACGGTCCTCCCGGTGTCCTGCGAGGGCGGTGGATCTCCCCCTACGCCAACGCAGACAGGGATTTCGGTGTTGTCGGTGGGCCCTGGCATCCTCGCCGTCCACCAACAACATCGATGTTCGGAACTCACGGGGAGATGGTCGGCGTGCGACACCAGGATCCAGCTGGATGGGTGCAGACACGGCTGTGCGATGCGGCGGGCGCGGCAGCGGACGGAGTGCCCGACTTCCTCGAGTGCGCCGCATACGACCTCGCCGATCCGGCCCTTCCGGCACAACTGGTCGACGGGGTGGTCGACGACTGCCTCACCGGCGGCGTCGGCAGGCTCTGGGAGCGGGGCTGGCAACCGCTGGACGTGGCGGAGTTCGCGAGCCGCCGCCTGTCCGCGCCCGCCCGGCAGCTGGTGCTCGACGTGACGGCACACCAGGCCGCGCGTTACTCCAGGGCCACGCTCGACCCCCGCTGGCGATCCCAGCTGGAGGAGCTGGGGACCTCGCCCCACTGGGCGACCGACGGCGCGCACCTGACGCGGTGGGCAAGCCGGCGACGGCTCGACCGGGTGGAGACGATCGGGCTGGCACTTGCGGCGCTGACGTTCCTGTACGCCGCGCCGCGGCTCGCGCAGGTCCTTCCTCCACCCGGCCGATCCGGGGCGGCGGGGCGGGTCGGCGCGGCCGGCGCGGGTGAACGGCTCCGGCGGGACGAAGCAGGTGAGAAGGTGCTGCACCGGATCCGGGCGCTGCTCGCCAAGGCCGAGTCGACCGAGTTCCCCGAGGAGGCCGAGGCGCTGAGCAGCAAGGCGCAGGCGCTGATGACGAAGTTCTCCCTGGACCAGGCCATGCTGGCCGCCAACTCGGCGAAATCCTCGGCAGGTGCGTGCCGCGCCGCCGGTGCGCACGCGAGCGTCCGGCGGGTCTGGCTGCGAGCGCCCTACCTCAACGCCAAGGCGTTGCTGGCGTCCGTGGTCGCGAAGGCCAACCGCGCCCAGGCGGTGTCCGACACCCACACGGGCCACGTCACGATCGTCGGCGCCGAGGCCGACCTGTCGCTGGTGGAGCTGCTCGTCACGTCGCTGCTCCTGCAGGCCGACCGCGCCATGCTCGCGGCGTCACCCTCCGCCGGAGCGGGCGGGCACAGCCGCACCCGTTCCTGGCGGCAGTCGTTCCTCGTGTCCT
This sequence is a window from Actinopolymorpha sp. NPDC004070. Protein-coding genes within it:
- a CDS encoding 3-deoxy-7-phosphoheptulonate synthase: MSASPASDSAPSSDAVPSSPQALSDVRITRSRPLLSPALLRDELPLPEESAKVVVRGRDDVTRILAGEDDRLLVVVGPCSIHDPEAGLEYARMLAAFVPEVAADLCVVMRVYFEKPRTTLGWKGLINDPDLDGSYNVNKGLRTARKVLLDVLATGLPAGCEFLDPIIPQYIADTVSWGAIGARTSESQVHRHLASGLSMPVGFKNSTGGDVQGAIDAIGAAAVSHVFTGVTEDGVAAILTTSGNPDCHVILRGGQTGPNYDAANVTDALGRLAKADLREHVVVDASHGNSGKDHLRQPVVAADVAGQLADGQRGIVGVMLESFLEPGRQNLVEGAAEELRYGQSITDACMGWEPTVEVLRGLAAGVRARRSVARTD
- a CDS encoding DUF2786 domain-containing protein, with translation MQTRLCDAAGAAADGVPDFLECAAYDLADPALPAQLVDGVVDDCLTGGVGRLWERGWQPLDVAEFASRRLSAPARQLVLDVTAHQAARYSRATLDPRWRSQLEELGTSPHWATDGAHLTRWASRRRLDRVETIGLALAALTFLYAAPRLAQVLPPPGRSGAAGRVGAAGAGERLRRDEAGEKVLHRIRALLAKAESTEFPEEAEALSSKAQALMTKFSLDQAMLAANSAKSSAGACRAAGAHASVRRVWLRAPYLNAKALLASVVAKANRAQAVSDTHTGHVTIVGAEADLSLVELLVTSLLLQADRAMLAASPSAGAGGHSRTRSWRQSFLVSYATRIGQRLTEASEASMAEYDAGHPGTSARLLPALTAREHAVQKLVAELFPRIRKSAVSTSNPAGWEAGKRAADLADLGARRGVGRAAS